A genomic region of Thermococcus sp. JdF3 contains the following coding sequences:
- a CDS encoding sulfide/dihydroorotate dehydrogenase-like FAD/NAD-binding protein, whose protein sequence is MSYKILEKKEIAMRNIWYRIHAPHVAKKVQPGQFVIVRAFKNGERIPLTPVMWDRDEGWIVLITFIRGRTTMRMASELKEGDELLNVAGPLGNPAEMEKFGKVLAIGAYTGIVEVYPIARAWQELGNDVTTLHVTFEPMVVLKDELEEAVGRHVLETVPIDPNLDFPTNMKNVTKRLTEKVRELLEKEEYDMVFMVGPAGDQRAVFNVVKEFGIPMKSDLHPIMVDGTGMCGACRVTVGGEVKFACIDGPEFDAYQVNWDELIARSGYYTDMEQRAMQEYMKALQGGEQ, encoded by the coding sequence GTGTCATACAAGATACTTGAAAAGAAAGAGATCGCCATGAGGAACATATGGTACAGGATACACGCACCCCACGTGGCCAAAAAGGTTCAGCCCGGCCAGTTCGTCATCGTCAGGGCGTTCAAAAACGGGGAGAGGATCCCGCTCACACCAGTCATGTGGGACAGAGACGAGGGCTGGATAGTGCTCATAACGTTCATCAGGGGAAGGACCACCATGAGGATGGCCAGCGAGCTGAAGGAAGGCGACGAGCTCCTCAACGTCGCCGGCCCGCTCGGAAACCCGGCCGAGATGGAGAAGTTCGGGAAGGTACTGGCCATCGGTGCCTACACAGGAATAGTCGAGGTTTACCCCATAGCCAGGGCCTGGCAGGAGCTCGGAAACGACGTTACGACGCTCCACGTCACCTTCGAGCCGATGGTCGTCCTCAAGGACGAGCTGGAGGAAGCCGTCGGCAGGCACGTACTCGAAACCGTCCCGATCGACCCGAACCTCGACTTCCCCACCAACATGAAGAACGTCACCAAGAGGCTGACCGAGAAGGTCAGGGAACTCCTGGAGAAGGAGGAGTACGACATGGTCTTCATGGTCGGCCCCGCCGGGGACCAGAGGGCCGTTTTCAACGTAGTCAAAGAGTTCGGCATCCCCATGAAGTCCGACCTCCACCCGATAATGGTGGATGGGACAGGAATGTGCGGCGCCTGCCGCGTCACCGTCGGTGGCGAGGTTAAGTTCGCCTGCATAGACGGGCCGGAGTTCGACGCGTACCAGGTGAACTGGGACGAGCTCATAGCGAGGAGCGGCTACTACACGGATATGGAGCAGAGGGCCATGCAGGAGTACATGAAGGCCCTCCAGGGGGGTGAGCAGTAA
- a CDS encoding tRNA (adenine-N1)-methyltransferase, giving the protein MIREGDKVLLIDRRGKRYLVTVSEREFHTDLGILKLGELIGKEYGETIVSHRNEEFRVLKPDINDIIAKMKRGPQIVHPKDAGIILAYAGISPGDTVIEAGVGSGALTIFLANAVGPNGRVISYERREDFARIAQKNIELAGFSDRVTIKLKNIYEGIDEEYADHIVLDLPQPENVLPHAVEVLRPGGYFVAYTPCMNQVHRFFQAFQEYREHFYKPRVVEVLVREQEVKKECMRPKTTMLAHTGYITFIRKL; this is encoded by the coding sequence TTGATCAGGGAAGGGGATAAGGTTCTGCTCATCGATAGGAGGGGCAAGCGCTACCTGGTGACGGTATCGGAGAGGGAGTTCCACACCGATCTGGGAATACTCAAGCTCGGCGAGCTCATCGGAAAGGAGTACGGCGAGACGATAGTCAGCCACCGAAACGAGGAGTTCAGGGTCCTCAAACCGGACATAAACGACATAATAGCCAAGATGAAGCGCGGACCGCAGATAGTCCACCCCAAGGACGCCGGGATAATACTCGCCTACGCGGGGATCTCGCCCGGCGACACGGTGATAGAGGCGGGCGTCGGGAGCGGCGCGCTCACGATATTCCTCGCCAACGCCGTCGGGCCAAACGGAAGGGTTATCAGCTACGAACGCCGCGAGGACTTCGCCAGGATAGCCCAGAAGAACATCGAGCTGGCTGGATTCTCGGACAGGGTAACCATAAAGCTCAAGAACATCTACGAGGGCATAGATGAAGAGTACGCCGACCACATAGTCCTCGACCTGCCCCAGCCAGAGAATGTCCTCCCTCACGCCGTTGAGGTTCTCAGACCCGGCGGCTACTTCGTGGCGTACACCCCGTGCATGAACCAGGTCCACAGATTCTTCCAGGCGTTTCAGGAGTACAGGGAGCACTTCTACAAACCGAGGGTCGTCGAGGTCCTCGTCAGGGAGCAGGAGGTAAAGAAGGAGTGCATGCGGCCGAAGACGACCATGCTGGCCCATACGGGATACATAACATTCATCAGGAAGCTGTGA
- a CDS encoding DUF257 family protein → MSRVDIPIFEKYIFGKANRGDVILLEYAPTYPVEEFSWGVLLPALVERDGVVVADFFGIGGILFRNYTRKVSGKEYSGVIELIKKIKVVKIGPGSTSYGDVIGEVVPAYDSHTFLKNYYAIVSRISHSPTKPEYFITFGLGHYIHFGGDEAIKAILTGISTIPLEDWVGIHFINAGVLRSEHLAMLEEIASMVFHISRDGLKVKKEGGAIDQGRG, encoded by the coding sequence GTGAGTCGTGTGGACATCCCCATCTTCGAGAAGTACATCTTCGGCAAGGCCAACCGGGGAGACGTTATTCTGCTCGAGTACGCCCCCACGTATCCGGTGGAAGAGTTCTCGTGGGGCGTCCTTTTGCCGGCACTCGTTGAGAGGGACGGGGTCGTCGTGGCAGATTTCTTTGGCATCGGGGGTATTCTCTTCAGAAACTACACCCGAAAGGTCTCCGGAAAGGAGTACTCGGGAGTAATAGAACTCATTAAGAAAATAAAGGTCGTGAAGATAGGCCCCGGCTCCACCAGCTACGGCGACGTTATAGGGGAGGTGGTTCCGGCCTACGATTCACACACGTTCCTGAAGAACTACTACGCCATCGTCAGCAGGATAAGCCATTCCCCCACAAAGCCGGAGTACTTCATCACCTTCGGGCTCGGCCACTACATACACTTCGGTGGGGACGAGGCGATAAAGGCCATACTAACCGGCATCAGCACGATACCCCTGGAGGACTGGGTGGGGATACACTTTATAAACGCGGGCGTTCTGAGAAGTGAACACCTGGCGATGCTCGAGGAAATCGCCTCGATGGTGTTCCACATATCACGGGACGGCCTGAAAGTAAAAAAGGAAGGTGGAGCGATTGATCAGGGAAGGGGATAA
- a CDS encoding signal recognition particle protein Srp19 — protein sequence MRKFVVWPSELDARLSRRYGRAVSRELAIDGPKVQEIADAALALGMRVIELDEEKLNPRLAGLDDEYRLRGMLRIESRHPKGKSLRMLGQKIREIRKTQVKPRGKKKRKSGKKKR from the coding sequence ATGAGAAAGTTCGTGGTGTGGCCCAGCGAGCTCGACGCAAGGCTCAGCAGGCGCTACGGAAGGGCTGTGAGCAGGGAACTTGCCATCGACGGACCGAAGGTTCAGGAGATAGCCGATGCCGCGCTGGCCCTCGGGATGAGGGTGATCGAGCTCGATGAGGAGAAACTCAACCCCCGGCTGGCAGGTCTCGACGATGAGTACAGGCTCAGGGGAATGCTCCGAATCGAGAGCAGGCACCCTAAGGGCAAATCCCTGCGGATGCTTGGGCAGAAAATCAGGGAAATCAGAAAGACCCAGGTTAAGCCCCGGGGCAAGAAGAAACGCAAATCCGGGAAGAAAAAGAGGTGA
- a CDS encoding Lrp/AsnC family transcriptional regulator: protein MVRSYVLLTVEIGKVESVIEALKQIPGVTKADAVTGPYDAIVHIEAKDLGELTRKILHDIHNIDGVIDTTTAIVVEMEEEE from the coding sequence ATGGTTAGGTCGTACGTTTTACTGACCGTTGAGATTGGGAAAGTCGAGAGCGTCATAGAGGCGCTCAAGCAGATTCCGGGCGTTACCAAGGCCGACGCCGTCACCGGCCCCTACGATGCTATAGTCCACATCGAGGCGAAGGACCTCGGCGAGCTCACCAGGAAGATACTCCACGACATACACAACATTGACGGCGTTATCGATACCACCACTGCCATAGTCGTAGAAATGGAAGAAGAGGAGTGA
- a CDS encoding ABC transporter substrate-binding protein: protein MKAKGSIALLVVFLVVFSVAASGCIGGNTGETTTIPQSTTGSPTGTQTTSSETTSGGTTATSSQSATQTQAPAEVKPGILEMGDVYVVVTDKSVVVVGPKGASPTVDIPSDRRVIKVEYEVDTANTPDVKTLMEKGQGFGAIDPAFFRDEHVDALVVAARRQTDPTIRTELFKAVYMLGNKLAPEVILGQNKQLRVYWDWVKGRYYHPTLAERYDLLTEDSNAPSVKIGIKDYKNDPETYTIATIGWPESFDPAMTYETFGWEIWHEVGDTLVTYWKEETEEVSPDLAVAWAHNEDGTEWYFLIRGGVQAYDPWDDKTYPIDATDVAFTFLRVARLGHSVSWMVSSFMDVNNSAAITEDEFDQYLKEHPLVAEFNGKSTEVKSLDELKQFFGYSGDTAGVFKLVLPAPYAPVLGILADPFLSVVPMEYLLGDKYQEALQASDNGHNPSAWWSYLSEGKGDPTHQLMHNKPVGTGPFYIADYQKDAYIVLEYNPHYWNATANPGHKRVIYVINSDAMARINLFKTGTADVVAIPPEKMDTVKGLELQGFKSVVKTDILQPILTFLVFNTQKEPFNDPLVREAMAYAVPYDQISQVVYQGLLARNYGPIPKPWPGYTEEGITKYNYNLAKAKQLLNQAGVDPTKYKIELIYNEGNSAREKIMTLLQNVWSQLGFQVTINSYNWPTYLDKTEHGEYDVYIVGWVPDYLDSDNWVGPFLYGATEFTSVEVSVS, encoded by the coding sequence ATGAAGGCCAAAGGTTCAATAGCCCTGTTAGTGGTTTTTTTGGTGGTTTTTTCTGTTGCAGCCAGCGGCTGTATAGGTGGAAATACTGGGGAGACAACCACCATTCCGCAGAGCACCACTGGAAGTCCGACGGGTACCCAGACCACGTCTTCTGAGACGACTTCAGGCGGCACCACCGCGACATCAAGCCAGTCGGCCACCCAGACGCAGGCCCCCGCGGAGGTAAAGCCCGGGATACTGGAGATGGGTGACGTCTACGTTGTCGTTACCGACAAGAGCGTCGTGGTCGTCGGCCCGAAGGGCGCCAGCCCGACCGTTGACATCCCGAGCGACAGGAGGGTCATAAAGGTCGAGTACGAGGTTGACACCGCCAACACCCCGGACGTCAAGACCCTCATGGAGAAGGGTCAGGGATTCGGTGCCATCGATCCTGCCTTCTTCCGTGATGAGCACGTCGATGCCCTCGTTGTGGCCGCCAGGCGCCAGACCGACCCAACCATAAGGACCGAGTTATTTAAGGCTGTTTACATGCTCGGAAACAAGCTCGCCCCGGAGGTTATCCTCGGTCAGAACAAGCAGCTCCGCGTTTACTGGGACTGGGTCAAGGGCAGATACTACCACCCGACCCTTGCGGAGCGGTATGACCTCCTCACCGAGGACTCCAATGCTCCCTCCGTCAAGATCGGTATCAAGGACTACAAGAACGACCCCGAGACCTACACCATAGCCACCATTGGCTGGCCGGAGAGCTTTGACCCGGCCATGACCTACGAGACCTTCGGATGGGAGATCTGGCACGAGGTCGGAGACACCCTCGTCACCTACTGGAAGGAGGAAACCGAAGAGGTCAGCCCGGACCTCGCCGTTGCCTGGGCCCACAACGAGGACGGTACCGAGTGGTACTTCCTCATCCGCGGCGGTGTCCAGGCCTACGACCCGTGGGACGACAAGACCTACCCGATCGACGCCACCGACGTTGCCTTCACCTTCCTCCGCGTTGCAAGGCTCGGACACAGCGTCAGCTGGATGGTTAGCAGTTTCATGGACGTTAACAACTCCGCCGCCATCACCGAGGACGAGTTCGACCAGTACCTCAAGGAGCACCCGCTCGTCGCTGAGTTCAACGGCAAGAGCACCGAGGTCAAGAGCCTCGACGAGCTCAAGCAGTTCTTCGGTTACAGCGGCGACACCGCTGGAGTCTTCAAGCTCGTTCTCCCGGCCCCGTACGCTCCCGTCCTCGGAATACTCGCCGACCCGTTCCTCAGCGTCGTCCCGATGGAGTACCTCCTCGGCGACAAGTACCAGGAGGCCCTCCAGGCGAGCGACAACGGCCACAACCCGAGCGCCTGGTGGAGCTACCTGAGCGAGGGCAAGGGCGATCCGACCCACCAGCTCATGCACAACAAGCCCGTCGGAACCGGACCGTTCTACATCGCCGACTACCAGAAGGACGCCTACATAGTCCTCGAGTACAACCCGCACTACTGGAACGCCACCGCCAACCCAGGCCACAAGAGGGTCATCTACGTCATCAACAGCGACGCCATGGCCAGGATCAACCTGTTCAAGACCGGCACCGCCGATGTCGTTGCCATACCGCCCGAGAAGATGGACACGGTTAAGGGCCTCGAGCTCCAGGGCTTCAAGTCCGTCGTTAAGACCGACATCCTCCAGCCGATACTGACCTTCCTCGTCTTCAACACCCAGAAGGAGCCCTTCAACGACCCGCTCGTCAGGGAGGCCATGGCCTACGCCGTTCCGTACGACCAGATCTCCCAGGTCGTTTACCAGGGACTCCTCGCCAGGAACTACGGTCCGATACCGAAGCCGTGGCCGGGCTACACCGAGGAGGGAATAACCAAGTACAACTACAACCTCGCCAAGGCCAAGCAGCTCCTCAACCAGGCGGGCGTTGACCCGACCAAGTACAAGATCGAGCTCATCTACAACGAGGGCAACAGCGCCCGTGAGAAGATAATGACCCTCCTGCAGAACGTCTGGAGCCAGCTCGGCTTCCAGGTTACCATCAACAGCTACAACTGGCCAACCTACCTCGACAAGACCGAGCACGGCGAGTACGACGTTTACATCGTCGGCTGGGTCCCGGACTACCTCGACTCCGACAACTGGGTTGGCCCGTTCCTCTACGGCGCCACCGAGTTCACGAGTGTCGAGGTAAGCGTTAGCTAA
- a CDS encoding ABC transporter permease: MANLKKFLIRRLLTFIPTLIGVTLIVFLIAYVIPADVARAWAGGEKASQAYMEQIKKEYHLDEPWYDQYWFLVSGLARNSIIDPRTSNYVLDDIRDRFPVTFELALVAFFFILIIGIPLGIISALKRNTWVDTVIRFFALTGVSMPVFWLGYLLIYVFFVEVHWITLAGFPAPPEHQITHIPMIDALITGDFSTFSQHLHRLWLPGFTLGFMGAGVLARFVRNSFLEAIGSDYVGFLKAKGVPKRGIYRHALKNAMVPIVTVLGLQFGGLLGGTPITETVFGLPGMGSYVIDSIRNLDFPAVVAITMIFALIFLITNLVVDILYALIDPRVRY, encoded by the coding sequence TTGGCGAACCTGAAGAAGTTCCTAATAAGAAGGCTCCTCACGTTTATCCCCACCCTCATTGGAGTTACCCTCATAGTCTTTCTGATCGCCTACGTCATCCCGGCGGACGTCGCCAGGGCATGGGCCGGCGGTGAGAAGGCGAGCCAGGCGTACATGGAGCAGATAAAGAAGGAGTACCACCTCGACGAGCCCTGGTACGACCAGTACTGGTTCCTTGTGAGCGGACTTGCGCGGAACAGCATAATCGATCCGAGGACGTCCAACTACGTCCTTGACGATATACGGGATCGTTTCCCCGTGACGTTTGAGCTGGCGTTGGTGGCGTTCTTCTTCATCCTGATAATAGGTATTCCCCTGGGTATAATCTCGGCCCTTAAGAGGAACACGTGGGTAGACACCGTTATCAGGTTCTTCGCCCTCACCGGCGTTTCAATGCCGGTCTTCTGGCTGGGCTACCTTCTCATATACGTGTTCTTCGTCGAGGTTCACTGGATAACGCTCGCCGGCTTCCCGGCCCCGCCCGAGCACCAGATAACCCACATCCCGATGATAGACGCCCTCATCACCGGAGACTTCTCAACCTTCAGCCAGCACCTCCACAGGCTCTGGCTCCCCGGGTTCACGCTGGGATTCATGGGTGCCGGCGTTCTCGCCAGGTTCGTCAGGAACAGCTTCCTCGAGGCCATAGGCAGCGACTACGTTGGATTCCTCAAGGCCAAGGGAGTCCCGAAGAGGGGAATCTACCGCCACGCCCTCAAGAACGCCATGGTTCCGATAGTCACCGTCCTCGGCCTTCAGTTCGGGGGCCTCCTCGGCGGAACTCCGATCACCGAGACGGTGTTCGGCCTCCCGGGAATGGGTTCCTACGTCATCGACTCGATCAGGAACCTCGACTTCCCCGCGGTCGTGGCCATAACCATGATCTTCGCCCTGATATTCCTCATAACAAACCTGGTCGTGGACATACTCTACGCCCTGATAGACCCGAGGGTGAGGTACTGA
- a CDS encoding ABC transporter permease, protein MGREEYKSNVLDKLSDKLVEGFGSFISLFKKDWKKKNRSKMEEWKLMLYALNRSPPGLIGLALVLMFVLLGIFGPSLATWNYRFFPTNYNMSTYLAPPGSTYFLNVTELRGDNIIQYTTNIHYTLGADNFGRDLVSLILYGARVSLVISIVVIVLGVPLGIILGLIAGYYGGKVDELVMRITDVFLAFPALILAMAFSAVLPQRLQNFISTHESVQSFVLWLFALEPQDAGNLGKLLAVILAMIIVWWPAYARITRGSTLTERESLYVEAARAIGLSSRTIMFRHILPNIIGPILVYITLDFGGVILMEAGLSFLGLGATPPIADWGRIVYDGSQYFPEKWWLVTFSGFMIMLVALGWNLLGDTMRDILDPKTRRSIEFKVKKAKKEGESNA, encoded by the coding sequence ATGGGCAGGGAAGAGTACAAATCAAACGTTCTGGACAAGCTCTCCGACAAGCTCGTCGAGGGATTTGGAAGCTTCATAAGCCTCTTCAAAAAGGACTGGAAGAAGAAAAACCGCTCCAAGATGGAAGAATGGAAGCTCATGCTCTACGCCCTCAACCGCTCGCCTCCGGGCCTAATAGGACTGGCGCTCGTGCTTATGTTCGTCCTCCTGGGTATATTCGGGCCCAGCCTCGCCACGTGGAACTACAGGTTCTTCCCGACCAACTACAACATGAGCACCTACCTCGCCCCGCCCGGCTCGACGTACTTCCTGAACGTTACCGAGCTTAGGGGGGACAACATCATCCAGTACACCACTAACATCCACTACACGCTCGGTGCGGACAACTTCGGTAGGGACCTCGTCAGCCTCATCCTCTACGGAGCCAGGGTCTCCCTGGTGATATCGATAGTCGTCATAGTCCTCGGTGTGCCCCTGGGCATCATCCTTGGCCTCATAGCGGGCTACTACGGCGGCAAGGTTGACGAGCTCGTCATGCGCATCACCGACGTGTTCCTGGCCTTCCCGGCGCTCATCCTCGCCATGGCCTTCTCCGCCGTGCTCCCGCAGAGGCTTCAGAACTTCATCTCCACCCATGAGTCCGTCCAGAGCTTCGTGCTGTGGCTCTTCGCGCTTGAACCTCAGGACGCCGGCAATCTCGGAAAGCTCCTCGCCGTCATACTCGCCATGATCATAGTCTGGTGGCCTGCCTACGCCAGGATAACACGCGGTTCGACTCTCACCGAGAGGGAGAGCCTCTACGTTGAAGCCGCCCGCGCCATAGGACTCAGCTCCAGAACGATAATGTTCAGGCACATCCTGCCCAACATCATCGGCCCGATACTGGTTTACATAACCCTCGACTTTGGAGGCGTCATCCTCATGGAGGCCGGCCTGAGCTTCCTGGGCCTTGGTGCAACGCCGCCAATAGCCGACTGGGGTAGGATAGTCTACGACGGCTCCCAGTACTTCCCGGAGAAGTGGTGGCTCGTTACGTTCTCGGGCTTCATGATCATGCTCGTGGCCCTCGGATGGAACCTCCTCGGTGACACGATGAGGGACATCCTCGACCCGAAGACGAGGAGGAGCATAGAGTTCAAGGTTAAGAAGGCCAAGAAGGAGGGTGAGAGCAATGCCTGA
- a CDS encoding ABC transporter ATP-binding protein: protein MPEPILEVRDLTVHFYTYAGIVKAIERVSFDVYRGETFALVGETGCGKSVTSRALTQLIESPGKIVEGSVIYHREDGSTVDLLKLSQEEIRDIRGKEIAYIFQDPHASLDPLYTVGYQIAEGMVVHNTVKDWKEGFKKAVDILRRVLIPDPENRVKNYPHEMSGGMKQRVVIGTGVANNPKILIADEPTTALDVTVQAQILELMNKLKREYNTTVILITHNMGVVAEMADRVAVMYAGKIVEIGSVDQIFKNPLHPYTQGLLRAVPNPLAKIERLETIPGTVPNLIEPPGGCRFHPRCPRVMGVCKDRVPELKEMEPGHFVACHLY from the coding sequence ATGCCTGAGCCGATCCTTGAGGTTCGCGACCTGACCGTCCACTTTTACACCTACGCTGGAATAGTCAAGGCCATCGAAAGGGTTTCCTTCGACGTCTACAGGGGCGAGACCTTCGCGCTCGTCGGTGAAACCGGCTGTGGAAAGAGCGTCACCTCGCGCGCCCTCACCCAGCTCATCGAGAGCCCCGGAAAGATCGTGGAGGGCAGCGTGATTTACCACAGGGAGGACGGTTCAACGGTGGATCTTCTGAAGCTGTCCCAGGAGGAGATACGCGATATCCGCGGCAAAGAGATAGCCTACATCTTCCAGGATCCCCACGCCTCCCTCGACCCGCTCTACACGGTGGGGTATCAGATAGCCGAGGGAATGGTGGTTCACAACACAGTCAAGGACTGGAAAGAGGGCTTTAAGAAGGCCGTCGATATTCTCCGCCGTGTTCTCATCCCCGACCCGGAGAACAGGGTAAAGAACTACCCCCACGAGATGAGCGGAGGAATGAAACAGCGCGTCGTTATCGGAACGGGCGTCGCCAACAACCCCAAGATACTCATCGCCGACGAGCCAACGACCGCCCTCGACGTTACAGTTCAGGCCCAGATACTGGAGCTGATGAACAAGCTCAAGCGCGAGTACAACACCACCGTGATACTCATCACCCACAACATGGGAGTGGTCGCTGAGATGGCCGACCGCGTTGCGGTTATGTACGCGGGCAAAATAGTCGAGATAGGCTCCGTTGACCAGATATTCAAGAACCCGCTCCACCCGTACACGCAGGGTCTCCTGAGGGCAGTTCCCAACCCGCTGGCCAAGATAGAGCGGCTCGAGACCATCCCTGGAACGGTTCCCAACCTGATAGAGCCGCCCGGAGGGTGTCGCTTCCACCCGAGGTGCCCGAGGGTCATGGGCGTCTGCAAGGATAGGGTCCCCGAGCTGAAGGAGATGGAGCCCGGTCACTTCGTGGCGTGCCACCTTTACTGA
- a CDS encoding ABC transporter ATP-binding protein yields MSEPIIEVKNLKKYFPIRGLFRTEGYVKAVDDVSFTISRGETFGLVGESGCGKTTTGRTILRLIEPTSGQIIFQGKDVTKLKGEEMKWFRRKAQIMFQDPYSSLNPRQTVFEIIMEPVKFHGIEVDDPEDFVIKLLESVGLNEMHLYRYPHEFSGGQRQRIALARLLALKPEFIVLDEPTSALDVSVQANILNTMKDLQRQFGFTYLFISHDLGVVKYMSHRMGVMYLGKLVEVGPAEEIFENPLHPYTKFLLSAIPVPDPELSRELKAKRMKVEGEPPSPINPPAGCRFHPRCPFAKAGLCDKKEPPLIEVESGHYVACWLYGKA; encoded by the coding sequence ATGAGCGAGCCGATAATCGAAGTTAAGAACCTCAAGAAGTATTTCCCCATCAGGGGCCTTTTCAGGACTGAAGGCTACGTCAAGGCGGTTGATGACGTCAGTTTCACAATAAGCCGCGGTGAAACCTTCGGTCTCGTCGGAGAGAGCGGCTGTGGAAAAACAACCACCGGAAGGACCATCCTCCGCCTCATAGAACCCACCAGCGGTCAAATCATCTTCCAGGGCAAGGACGTCACGAAGCTCAAGGGCGAGGAGATGAAGTGGTTCCGCAGGAAGGCCCAGATCATGTTCCAGGACCCCTACTCCTCACTCAACCCCAGGCAGACCGTCTTTGAAATAATCATGGAACCGGTTAAGTTCCACGGGATAGAGGTTGACGACCCAGAGGACTTCGTGATAAAGCTGCTGGAGAGCGTCGGCCTCAACGAGATGCACCTCTACCGCTATCCCCACGAGTTTTCCGGCGGCCAGAGGCAGAGGATAGCCCTCGCCAGACTGCTGGCTCTAAAACCGGAGTTCATAGTCCTCGATGAGCCCACCTCCGCCCTCGACGTTTCGGTTCAGGCCAACATACTCAACACGATGAAAGACCTCCAGAGACAGTTCGGCTTCACCTACCTGTTCATCAGCCACGACCTCGGTGTCGTCAAGTACATGAGCCACAGGATGGGCGTTATGTACCTCGGGAAGCTCGTGGAGGTCGGCCCGGCAGAGGAGATATTCGAGAACCCGTTACACCCGTACACCAAGTTCCTGCTGTCCGCCATACCGGTTCCCGACCCGGAGCTGTCGAGGGAGCTAAAGGCTAAGCGTATGAAGGTTGAAGGGGAGCCGCCCAGTCCAATAAATCCACCTGCAGGCTGCCGTTTCCACCCGAGGTGCCCATTCGCCAAGGCGGGGCTCTGCGACAAGAAGGAACCCCCTCTCATCGAGGTCGAGAGTGGCCACTACGTCGCCTGCTGGCTCTACGGGAAGGCGTGA